Within the Populus trichocarpa isolate Nisqually-1 chromosome 14, P.trichocarpa_v4.1, whole genome shotgun sequence genome, the region TCAATAACATTTATATGTTTCTTCTTGGGTCAATCCTTCAACTTAGCTTGTGGTAGGCTGTTAGATGGAATCTGCTCTCATTATTTGATACCTCTAATGCCAACCAGTGGCCGTTAGAGCATGCTGCCCATAAAATAGTGGTGTACTTTATAGCCTTGTCTCATTCACTATGCATTTATAAACATTTTTTCATTCTAAGGAATGACGTTTGGCTTTCATAGATCTATAAAATGGCCCTTCACTGTGCTCCTATTCCTGGCCATGGTTGTAGAATAGAATTACAAGCCATTAAAATCCACAGGGATTGTTTGGTGCTATGGATGTTTGCACAAAATGCAGGTCTACAATTCTTTAATCTCACACTTGCAGAGTATTTCATCGAGAACCATCAGATGGACCATGATTGGTGTCTCTTAGTATTTGAAGGTCAAATATTCATTATCTCCTTATGTGCTGTCTTACAATACCAGCTTGACAAGTCTTTTACTCATAAACTATCTGGGATGCAAGAGTAGCTTTTTaggttaaaaagaaagaagtaaaTGCACCCGTTCATATTGAACTTAACATCTGATTTGTTATGTAAATTAGCAATGGTGACTTTATAGATAAATTATCATTTCTTAACCTGCTGTACCTTTCCATTGCAAGGTTcaattgtttgatgttttgttattttgaacTGTACAACAGATGCAAGGTGTTGTGAATGTTTTTGGCCGGATATCATTCTTGATTGACCAGAACACCCAGGCATTCCACATGTTCATGTCTGCCCTTCTTCAGGTTAAGCTCGTTAAATGTCCACTTTTCCTTTCTCTGAAAATAGACTTGATATTACGAAGTGAGCCCTCATGTACCTTCATTTTAGTTGTGCTTCATGACAATGTCCTTGCTCAATGATTCATGAAATTGTCGCTTGCAGCTCTTTGATCGCACAGGGTTATTGTATGGAGAGTTGGCTAGATTTGCTTTGAGATTGTTGGGAATCAAATCAAAGCCCCGGAAGGTTCAAGGGCCAGGACCTGATGGATTCCCTGTCCCCCATAACCCCCGTGGGAATCAGAACTACATTGAGGGGCCAAAGGCTGCTCCAAGTGGTGCATGGGATAATGTATGGGGAAACGGTCCTAGCAACTGAGCATATTAAATCTATATCTGTTTTTCTTGAGAAATCACAAGATTCTAGAGCTGTATGATGGAGCAGTTCAGATGGAGGACATACCACCCCTACCTTTCTAGTTCGGCCTGCTATGATGAAAATGCCGCTCCTACTTTCCCAGGTTGGGTTTGCTACGCGTCATTCGTTTGCTTGAAATAATCCTCTCTGGAAGAACCAATTGTGTCCTCCACAAAACATATATCATGGTCTTGCTGTATGTGCTCATTTTGTACCATAAAACCTTAAGTTACTGAGAAGATATGGATACCACCCCCATGATGTTAGAAAGAGATGGCTGATAATTTGTCTTGGTATCTTCAACTTTTCATTAATGCAATTTGAATAATGAATATTATCTGTTCCTCTTTGCGTCATATACTTTGCAGTGAATCATGTGACAATTATAAATGGATGACGATTTCCCAAACCCAGAAGCATCTTTTCCATGACATGCTATTGCAACGCCATCCCCTGCTTGTCCAAGACTTTCCAGGGAAATATCTAGATAACCCGCAAATcggatcaatttatttttagcataaaaataatgttcaagCGTTGTCAACTTGTATTTCAGgagcaaatattttttaattctataaaaagtaaattgatcaataaaaaatcaattgaaataattatgaaattaattttcaattatcaaaATTCTAGAAGgatgaattttttcttataaaaaaacatttaattaaaaaaaaacctaaaaagaacCAGTCAAGTTATGAACTAGATAATcttatggaaaataaataaataaaaaattatgaaacttaatttaataataaaatttaaaaaatcaattaaaaataagcaCAAAAAAATATCCGAGTAAAAAATGGGTTACTCCTCAAATTTACATGTGTTAAGAGACCGggataaactaaaaaaaaaaaaaattaaaaaaaaatgaagtccaATTCCCACCCAACATAatgttgatgatgaaattaaaaaacaatcaattaaaaaaatgacccaaGTTAAACTCTCAAACCCACGATCCAAGTCATGTTACAGGAataacccacaaaaaaaaaaataaagcttaattcaaaataacctaatatttttaattttgaagggtgatttttttttttataaaaaaatcaatgataaaaaaaaactcaattcaattcATGTTAATATATCAAACCCGCAATCTGAGTCATGATaccgagataaccttatagaaagcaagcTGAAAGAAATTAGAGTGAAtgttgaggatgaaattaaaaaacaatcaattaaaaaaatgatccaagTTAAACTCTCAAACCCACGATCCAAGTCATGTTACAGGAataacccacaaaaaaaaatgaagcttaattcaaaataacctaatatttttaattttgaagggtgattttttttaataaaaaaatcaatgataaaaaaaaactcaattcaattcAGGTTAATATATCAAACCCGCAATCTGAGTCATGATaccgagataaccttatagaaagcaagcTGAAAGAAATTACGAAGCTCAATTTTAAACTAACTCATGTTTGAAGGAcgcaattgaaaaaaagaggaattatATCcaaagaataatgatcaaatttgatatctaAAAACATATGACAACtcactttgcttttttttagagaataaGACATGAAAATCAAGgacaagagagaaaagaggaagaaaaaaagaatggccTGCTAGAGCCAAACTATTGCACTAACATCATCACGCGTCATCTTGGAAGCAAGAACTGTCAAAGACGATTCAAATGACATCAAGGAAGGACATCTCCAAAGTTTGATGCCATCGCATGCTCTACCCAATTGTAGCGGCCCTTCTCACAAGCTGACATATGGGTTACACACGCCAaccaattttcttcttttcatttaattcaaTCCCTAAACACTTGTTTTGGTTTCGATTTCAGTCCTTAAACCTTCAATTGTtctaaattaatgaaatctaattttattttgtcaaatgaGCATCAATCGATAgccaatatttttcttcaatgccACAATAACTCCatacaaaactaattaaaacaaatcatcaagttCAATCCTAAATTAACCAAATTCAAAaggataaagttaaaaaaatagttaaaatagaaaactttTGGCACTCATTACAATCCAATGTTTTTATTCCTTGATCTATTGTGAAATCCAAAATAATCATTGGCtctgtttgtttgttgaaaaatagttttttttgaaaagtgattttcatagaaagtaaattccTGAAAAGTTGATTATTTCCTGATATTTGAcagtgtcatggaaaataagttaaaaaacagTTTCCAGTATTTAGCTATgctgtgaaaaataaattgaagaataacttataaatgttttaattttttttcaaatttatctaacatatatatatatatatatatatatagaccacttacaataaaagaatgaatataaaagatataattatagaaaaaaaagaatttattatattatatatttatgtgtagcttattttataaaatataaattacatataatataaatattttaaatataatattatagacatataaccttattaaatattttttaagcaaatttcatttttaaaacgtcaaaatatatatatatatatatataatgaaaaagcCGAATAacaaaagctttttattttgtacTGAATTACAAGATGAAGACTATCTATCAGAAAAAGTTTTAATGAAGGCGTAATAAGGCAGAtactgttaaaaataatttttataaaataaaaaaaattatttatatatatttttaaataaaaaatattttaaattataattactaCCATAACTTCAAACAAACAATACTATAATTTCAAACGAACAAAAACACAAGACCATGGTTACAGCAATCAACAATTATGAAAGAAATTCGCCTCTGTGCGATCCGGAACAGTGACAGGCAATATGCACTTTCTCGGTTCCACTCGGCCATGGGTTCACCCTTGTTCTGAATATGCACTTCCTCAGCTCCACGCGGCCAGCCTCATGTCTATTTCAGATTTGTACCTCAGAAACACCACAATATATTTGCTAAATATTGCTATTTATAGTTgtggattttgttatttataggtGAGGAaactgaatttattttatattttttatatactaatatcaaaaataaatttttaaaaaataaaaattcattttaaaaaacatcttttctCCAGAAAATAAGCAAAGAACCAAATACACTATTGCAGACATTAAGCTCTCTACCCTTTTTTCCAAATACATTCGTCTTGGACTCATAGTTTCAACAAAGTCCACTGATAGCGTGATCCCCGGTCCCCATAGCACATTCCTGATCCGTATTGTAACTGTagataaaaaatgaaaccaaCAGCCATATGGTTGCGGGACACAAGAACACCGAATTCACATCGAGTTTAAAAGCCAAGGCATACCCATTTGCATGTAAATCTTCTAGTCACAGAGAAAATTTAACTATCAAAATAAGCAGCTAACCCACACTAAATTGCACCCAATGGTTTTCTCAAAAAAGTGCCATCCATTTTGTTGATCACGACAAAAGTTGCTGGCATCAGCCCTAATCAATCCGAGTTAAAATTGGAAAATAACTATTCCTCATCTTACTAAAAAACCCACCAAAGTCTTAGTTTTGGATAAGCATTAAATTCCTTCTGAATTtactcatcatcttcatcatcgtCAGCAGCAGAATTGAGAGCCTTCAACCTTTCAACCAACTTGGCCTTTCTTTCCTCGTAGGTCAGCTTCTTCAGGTTGTATCTGCAGAAAAAATCAAGACTGTAAACAACAAATCATGTTGAACAAAATTCGTCAATAGAGATATCCACAATGGTCTTCATGAAAAGCTGTCACTAAAATACAGTCAACTAAAAGGAACATTGCCAATGAGCCGCAGCTCAATTAGCATGTCACTGTCCCCATCCCTACAAGTCTCCTagtaagcaaacaaaaaaaaaactcatgggtATTTCAAATTGGGTATCATGATTAATACAAGCAATACATTTTTGCCAAGAGTTTGTGCTATAGAAGGGGGGTTGAGGGGGGAATCACACCTCCTGTGCTCCTTTGGAAGTTGCTTCTCACTCTTCTTTGCAGTAGGGTCTGCACGTATAGCAGCATGAACCTTCTTGTACAGCTCCTCCATGTTATCAGGTTCAATGCCTCTCTTAATGTACTCACTGAAATGAGACTGATATTTCTCTGGCTCATCTTCCATCAGATTCTGAACAAGTtaccaataaatttaaaaggagaACAAATAGTCTTTACAGAGATGTGCCCTGCCTGTAATTAAGTTGCAGCAAAATCATACAATCTCCCTAGTTAGCAGACAAATAGGAACCTTACCCTCATATACGCAGCAACATGACCGCCATAAATGTACTTGCGGTGAACCTCAGCATCAAGCTGTTTTCCATCCTTGTTGAATCCAGCAAACCTCTTGTCGCTATGAGGAATATCAAGTCCACCATCCAAAGCTCCctaaatttgaaaagaatgcCAACGTCCTGTTATTAATTGGTTTGTATCCTCAAGGCAACAGAAGTAACAAGATCTCCACGTTTGTAAACAAGTTCATGAATTATTTGGACAGACATGACCAAGAATATAAGGACCCAGATGAAATTGTCtactaaattttgttttcacgGCTACAGATTTCATTAAAGAGTTGACCCATTTTTTCACAATTACAACTGATAGAAGAGCATTACTGATCTgcgaggaaaaaaaagttagcaaaaTATAAGGAAGAGTGGGGAGTGCCCAAAACAGATATTTGAATGAATTTGTTTTCCTCTGACTTTGCTTTAAGCTGAACTACATGACAAGAATACCGCATACCTTAAGAGCACCAAAAACACGATTCCCAGTTGTTGTCCTCACGAGACCAACATCAAGGAGAGCACGGAAAGGCCTTCTGCTATCTGCTGGTTCAACAGAATAATCTTCTCCCGTTGCCTGTGCACAGGAAGAATACATATCTTACAATCCACCCAAGTAGAGTAGAACGATTTTCATATTGATAAACCACTGTGAATCAGCCATATACCTCAACATTTCCTTCATACTCCTCATCCATCTCAAGCTTTTTCAGAACTCGACGGGCTAAGAGAAGCCCGGTACAGTAAGCTGGAATGTAGCAGAAGCAATTAGAGCACCTGATTGTGAGAAACAAAGGCCTCAAGTATTCTG harbors:
- the LOC7469360 gene encoding 60S ribosomal protein L5, with protein sequence MAFAKAQKSRAYYKRFQVKFKRRREGKTDYRARIRLINQDKNKYNTPKYRFVMRFTNKDITAQIIHASMAGDIVVAAAYSHELPRYGLEVGLTNYAAAYCTGLLLARRVLKKLEMDEEYEGNVEATGEDYSVEPADSRRPFRALLDVGLVRTTTGNRVFGALKGALDGGLDIPHSDKRFAGFNKDGKQLDAEVHRKYIYGGHVAAYMRNLMEDEPEKYQSHFSEYIKRGIEPDNMEELYKKVHAAIRADPTAKKSEKQLPKEHRRYNLKKLTYEERKAKLVERLKALNSAADDDEDDE